From a single Lactococcus carnosus genomic region:
- the pepA gene encoding glutamyl aminopeptidase — protein sequence MSITFEKIKEITEIQATSGFEKPMQAFMRKQITPHVDDVQTDGLGGIFGIKHAKSENAPRIMVAGHMDEVGFMVSMIKPDGTLRVVALGGWNPLVISAQRFTLFARNNITIPIITGGIPPHLMRGAGGAATLPKVEDIIFDAGFSDKAEAEHFGVHPGAVIVPQSETILTANQKNVISKSWDNRYGCLMVNELLAHLTTENIQLPNTLIAGANVQEEVGLRGAHVSTTKFNPDLFFAVDCSPAQDTFDASADGRIGEGTLMRIFDPGHILLPTMRDFLLDTAESAGVKYQYYVSKGGTDAGAAHLKQSGIPSTTIGVCARYIHSHQTLFSLEDFDTAQAFLQEIVKKLDRSTVDLIRGNTF from the coding sequence GCCGATGCAAGCGTTTATGCGAAAGCAGATAACCCCTCATGTAGATGACGTCCAAACAGATGGACTCGGTGGGATTTTTGGCATTAAACATGCAAAATCAGAAAACGCCCCAAGAATAATGGTAGCAGGTCACATGGATGAAGTCGGCTTCATGGTTAGTATGATCAAACCTGATGGTACCTTACGTGTGGTTGCCTTAGGTGGTTGGAATCCACTTGTTATCTCTGCCCAGCGCTTCACGTTATTTGCTAGAAATAACATTACGATCCCCATCATCACAGGCGGTATTCCACCTCATTTGATGCGTGGCGCAGGTGGTGCTGCTACATTACCAAAAGTTGAAGATATCATTTTCGATGCTGGTTTCTCAGATAAGGCCGAAGCAGAACATTTTGGTGTACATCCCGGTGCAGTCATCGTCCCACAATCAGAAACAATTCTCACTGCCAATCAAAAAAATGTCATCAGTAAGTCTTGGGACAACCGCTATGGTTGCTTGATGGTAAACGAACTTTTAGCACACTTGACTACAGAGAATATACAGTTACCAAATACCCTTATCGCTGGCGCAAATGTCCAAGAAGAAGTTGGGCTTCGAGGGGCTCACGTGTCTACTACAAAATTCAACCCTGATCTGTTTTTCGCCGTAGATTGCTCACCAGCTCAAGACACCTTTGATGCAAGTGCTGACGGACGTATCGGTGAGGGTACCCTCATGCGTATTTTTGACCCAGGACATATTTTACTCCCTACCATGCGTGATTTCTTATTAGACACAGCAGAATCAGCAGGTGTCAAATATCAGTATTATGTCTCAAAAGGTGGGACAGATGCTGGAGCTGCACATTTAAAACAATCTGGTATCCCTTCAACAACGATCGGTGTTTGTGCACGCTATATTCATAGCCACCAAACCCTATTTTCACTAGAAGACTTTGATACTGCTCAAGCCTTTTTACAAGAAATTGTGAAGAAATTGGATCGCAGTACTGTTGACTTAATTCGCGGTAACACCTTTTAA